In a single window of the Plasmodium cynomolgi strain B DNA, chromosome 6, whole genome shotgun sequence genome:
- a CDS encoding orotidine 5' monophosphate decarboxylase (putative), with protein sequence MNLKIKLQKRRGEVNTCLCIGLDPDEADIKSFMQSEKQNGYQSIKKNLSNDDSSSQGGLFAPQVGGQMLLAENPPKEAQEKDEFFYFFSHFCFYIINETKQYALAYKMNFAFYLPYGSLGIDVLKNVFDYLHHLNVPTILDIKMNDIGNTVKHYRKFIFHYLRSDSCTANIYMGTHMLRDICLDEECKRYYSTFVLIKTTNADSHIFQNRLSLDGKEAYVVMAEEAQKMAKQLHLEENNEFVGFVVGANCYDEIKKIRELFPDCYILAPGVGAQNGDLRKVLCNGYSRNYERVLINVGRAITKSGSPQQAAREYHHQIKEILAELQ encoded by the coding sequence atgaatttgaaaataaagcTACAAAAGAGGAGGGGAGAAGTGAATACATGCCTGTGCATCGGGCTGGACCCGGATGAAGCTGACATAAAGTCCTTCATGCAGAGTGAGAAGCAAAATGGCTACCAGAGTATCAAAAAAAACCTAAGCAATGATGATAGTAGTAGCCAGGGAGGACTGTTCGCCCCACAAGTAGGCGGACAAATGCTACTCGCAGAAAACCCACCAAAGGAGGCACAAGAAAAGgacgaatttttttactttttcagtCACTTCTGCTTTTACATAATCAATGAGACGAAGCAATACGCCCTGGCatacaaaatgaatttcGCCTTTTACCTCCCATATGGTTCCCTCGGAATAGACGTCTTAAAGAACGTATTTGATTATTTGCACCACCTTAACGTGCCAACCATCCttgacataaaaatgaatgataTTGGCAATACAGTGAAGCACTACAGGAAATTCATATTTCACTACTTGAGGAGCGATTCGTGTACAGCTAACATTTACATGGGTACCCACATGCTACGAGACATCTGCCTTGACGAAGAATGCAAACGATATTATAGCACCTTCGTACTAATTAAAACGACCAACGCAGATTCGCACATATTTCAAAATAGACTTTCCCTCGATGGTAAAGAAGCGTATGTAGTAATGGCAGAAGAGGCACAGAAAATGGCCAAGCAGTTACActtggaagaaaataatgaatttgTTGGCTTCGTTGTGGGTGCGAACTGCtatgatgaaataaaaaaaataagagagcTTTTCCCTGACTGCTACATCTTAGCACCAGGGGTGGGTGCCCAGAATGGCGACTTGCGAAAAGTGTTATGTAATGGTTACTCCAGAAATTATGAGAGAGTGCTCATCAACGTTGGGCGCGCCATAACGAAAAGCGGTAGTCCGCAGCAGGCGGCCCGGGAGTACCACCATCAGATTAAGGAGATCCTCGCGGAGCTCCAG
- a CDS encoding hypothetical protein (putative): GQRSLKKVNVYKRLPYLYLGMFFIGGLLEVVFCSTNFYQIYNIGESEKKSDEDVSELMKRYELRQKIKEKATQISEE, translated from the exons GGCCAACGAAGcttaaaaaaggtgaacgTGTACAAGCGCCTGCCATACCTTTACCTGGGTATGTTTTTCATCGGGGGGCTACTGGAGGTGGTTTTCTGTTCCACCAACTTTTatcaaatatataacatCG GCgagagcgaaaaaaaatcagacgAGGACGTATCGGAACTCATGAAGAGATACGAGCTCAGACAGAAGATTAAAGAAA AGGCCACTCAAATTTCAGAAGAATAA
- a CDS encoding mitotic spindle assembly checkpoint protein (putative) — MEAYLMEFIEAFTHLILYIMNIYSSEHFEKKRKFNTLVWHCANKQVEEYIQQALYPIKRFITNKSLYKYRISLKNLKNEVLKIYTIEFEQFYQPRRMQISYPAFEELVWDLFTYVEMQMCEAYATDKTFEISFDLMKDHESTSTASENLTKDWELISCDSLDLFDKKIIKSINVFEDNEFNPICQVYVEHRRDAAQTNAT, encoded by the exons atggaagccTACTTAATGGAGTTTATCGAAGCCTTCACGCATCTAATTCTTTACATAATGAATATTTACTCCTCAG AgcactttgaaaaaaaaagaaaattcaacACGCTCGTATG GCACTGCGCAAATAAACAAGTGGAGGAATACATACAACAG GCCCTCTACCCAATCAAGCGATTCATCACAAACAAGAGTCTATATAAGTATCGCATCAGCttgaagaatttaaaaaatgaggtgttaaaaatatataccaTCGAATTCGAGCAGTTTTACCAACCGCGCAGGATGCAGATTAGCTACCCGGCCTTTGAGGAGCTTGTGTGGGATCTCTTCACATACGTCGAGATGCAGATGTGCGAGGCGTATGCTACAG ATAAAACGTTTGAAATTTCCTTCGACTTGATGAAGGACCACGAGTCGACCTCCACGGCGAGCGAAAATTTGACGAAGGATTGGGAGTTGATATCATGCGATT CCCTCGATCtgtttgataaaaaaatcatcaaaaGTATAAACGTCTTCGAGGACAACGAGTTCAACCCCATATGTCAG GTCTACGTGGAGCACAGAAGAGACGCCGCACAGACGAACGCAACGTAG
- a CDS encoding hypothetical protein (putative): MDRQNQKRNFKILFERRIILSPDGEKHTDKSINGFYGVCLILLSLCMVCFSSFFFLSHASVRCILLHRECWLHPCVHYV, from the coding sequence ATGGATAGACAAaaccaaaaaagaaacttcaaaattttgttcgaGAGAAGAATTATATTATCCCCCGATGGAGAAAAGCACACGGATAAATCCATAAATGGATTTTATGGAGTGTGCCTGATATTGCTTTCCTTGTGTATGGTGTGCTTctctagttttttttttctttcccatgCATCCGTACGCTGCATACTATTACATCGTGAGTGTTGGCTCCATCCCTGTGTACATTATGTATAG
- a CDS encoding hypothetical protein (putative), producing the protein GDANASGAPQTPPCYYGYCSLVVPSDHSSDDNGSTLSDNVKRFLNLYEDEEMENIKKRLRERKTRGGKIATRSGRTGFTNDGPSRGGTQTNRYAIITKESKPSESRRGRRNIRELINLEKEIIVTRTLLQKKKSRLDDIYSYTSRREKVIKNLNLSMSKEASFLQDSLVDKFKRTEELIRLLTDNFNLLEEQHLQLIDDTQNTEYELEEYEKKLADKKKEFLTRTNDVMKKIVQMEGYIKDHTDQIGEYENAIKKNQSEISFDKISSKIDFICAHFNYDVNTNDVMKKLQIMENNMYAYISTLTKYTEENSQLVYEYQRECEQERRKQMRFEINLDRKGNNQSKQLKSTKTTNKAFGTNQKEVRSEGVTRRKIHTINKISFHS; encoded by the exons GGAGACGCGAATGCGTCGGGAGCTCCACAGACCCCACCCTGTTACTACGGCTACTGCAGCTTAGTGGTCCCATCCGACCACAGCTCCGATGATAATGGCTCCACCTTAag CGACAACGTGAAGCGGTTCCTGAACTTGTACgaggatgaagaaatggagaatataaaaaaaagactaagggagaggaagaccaggggggggaagataGCCACTCGGAGTGGACGGACTGGCTTCACCAATGACGGACCCTCCCGTGGAGGTACCCAAACGAATAGGTATGCAATCATCACCAAGGAAAGCAAGCCATCAGAaagcagaaggggaagaagaaacataAGAGAGTTAatcaatttggaaaaagaaatcattGTTACAAGAACcttgttgcaaaaaaaaaaatcaagacTAGACGATATTTATAGCTATACAAGTAGACGAGAGaaggtgataaaaaatttgaacctGAGCATGAGCAAGGAGGCATCCTTTTTGCAGGACTCCCTTGTTGACAAGTTTAAGCGAACTGAGGAGCTCATTCGG CTGCTTACAGATAATTTCAACCTGCTGGAGGAGCAGCACCTGCAGCTGATTGACGACACACAGAATACCGAGTACGAGTTGGAggagtatgaaaaaaaattggcggataaaaagaaggagttCCTAACAAGAACTAATGAcgtcatgaaaaaaatagttcAAATGGAGGGCTACATCAAAGACCATACGGATCAAATAGGCGAGTACGAAAAtgccattaaaaaaaaccagAGTGAAATATCGTTCGATAAAATCAGCAGCAAGATTGACTTCATTTGTGCTCACTTTAACTACGACGTGAATACGAACGATGTTATGAAGAAGCTGCAAATAATGGagaataatatgtatgcctACATTTCCACGCTGACCAAGTACACGG AGGAAAACAGCCAGCTCGTGTACGAGTACCAGCGGGAGTGCGAGCAGGAGAGACGAAAGCAAATGCGGTTCGAAATTAACCTCGACAGGAAGGGGAACAACCAAAGCAAGCAGCTCAAAAGCACGAAGACTACGAACAAGGCTTTCGGAACCAACCAGAAGGAGGTACGGAGCGAGGGTGTTACTCGGAGGAAAATACACACAA TTAACAAAATTTCGTTCCATTCGTAG
- a CDS encoding hypothetical protein (putative), producing the protein MVAPPNTEAEGVGFKEELVKCSEQETCEYKTNIKVKIGNNQKILLLVRHKKEEFYVVLHQTKFIVAYPMVYKTLAPHKSMFSYKEFFELGIDTIDAQNKKGKDKCESYDFSTYEQIKVPNFEGFNDKPFSLCCSCYDLPHTYNSINEVYKAIPQKMELECPARDTIIRDPQHERLVSVKKALRHVLPMYALFKFKNDVNIFLVFNITVMKKKKNFSDYFKLYNDKVDLEKTTYRYVISESAKPIELFDKKFIYITHSSSAFDNVFIPTLHNNYLLYPFYPEELYGIKYGTLDYGCSYNKSLNFECIENDQGRCKYTDSTCLSRSILVPKNYVSDDSYAACGLIGYNDYTVSRRESCMEDAECITNTVESYLNKAQELTKGNLETVTKLPIINGKYPHYIFRKKNYNLDSANKRTVKFFKDSNIEHFIAYEYYKEDRTEFTISLYNNRTDEVGHGLPPQALLSLKRESAGRGEKPAQRETLNELRIINILYSDQCDEQNTQKCGVLVHLWNPSMEQIKARLKLQCIINSSEKYVDEKNLIHDEGHVHAYGAFKLYDTQNYVVRKRGVIRKFFYHQPKETSGMKVYSEGIQKVTCCMEEPHICDMKNIPHCITAESLNVLHVFIFLVFLVLVFVVFLTGNAGKKSSNSNSVDADNAPSS; encoded by the exons ATGGTGGCCCCACCCAACACGGAGGCCGAGGGAGTCGGCTTCAAGGAAGAGCTCGTCAAATGCAGCGAGCAGGAAACATGCGAATACAAAACGAATATCAAAGTCAAAATAGGAAACAACCAAAAGATCCTACTTCTAGTGAGACACAAGAAAGAAGAGTTCTACGTAGTGTTACATCAAACCAAATTTATCGTTGCCTACCCAATGGTATACAAAACGTTGGCTCCACATAAATCTATGTTTAGctataaagaattttttgagTTAGGAATAGACACCATAGATGCacagaacaaaaaggggaaagacaAATGCGAGAGTTACGATTTCAGCAcctatgaacaaataaaggTTCCAAATTTTGAAGGGTTCAATGACAAACCCTTCTCTTTATGTTGTTCTTGTTACGATTTGCCACATACGTACAACTCTATAAATGAAGTATACAAAGCAATCCCACAGAAAATGGAATTAGAGTGTCCAGCTAGAGATACAATTATCCGTGACCCCCAACATGAGAGACTCGTATCAGTAAAGAAAGCTCTCCGTCATGTCCTCCCAATGTATGCtctcttcaaatttaaaaatgacgtaaatatttttcttgtcttCAACATCACtgtcatgaaaaaaaaaaaaaatttttctgattATTTCAAACTATATAATGACAAGGTAGACTTGGAAAAAACGACATACAGATATGTCATTAGCGAATCTGCAAAACCGATAGAACTCtttgacaaaaaatttatttacataacACATTCATCCTCAGCATTCGATAACGTTTTTATTCCAACTCTCCATAATAACTACCTTTTGTATCCATTTTATCCTGAAGAATTATATGGTATCAAATATGGCACATTAGATTATGGATGTTCATACAATAAATCACTTAATTTTGAGTGTATTGAAAATGATCAAGGTAGATGTAAATACACAGATTCTACCTGTCTCAGTAGATCTATTCTAGTTCCTAAAAATTACGTATCTGATGATTCCTATGCTGCTTGTGGATTAATTGGCTACAATGACTACACTGTATCTAGAAGGGAGTCCTGCATGGAAGATGCAGAGTGCATAACAAATACGGTAGAGTCTTATCTCAACAAAGCACAAGAACTTACAAAAGGGAATTTAGAGACTGTAACCAAGCTACCTATTATTAATGGGAAGTACCcccattatatttttaggAAGAAGAATTACAACCTAGATTCTGCAAACAAAAGGAcagttaaatttttcaaagatTCCAATATTGAACACTTTATTGCATATGAATACTATAAGGAGGATCGAACAGAGTTCACCATCAGTTTGTATAACAATAGGACGGATGAGGTGGGGCATGGGCTACCCCCTCAAGCGCTCCTCTCtctaaaaagggagagtgccggcaggggggagaagcccgCCCAACGAG AAACTCTCAACGAACTGAGAATTATTAACATCCTCTACTCAGATCAGTGTGATGAACagaacacacaaaaatgtggagtTCTTGTGCATTTGTGGAACCCGTCTATGGAACAGATCAAAGCTAGACTAAAGCTACAGTGCATTATCAACTCAAGTGAAAAATACGTAGATGAGAAAAACCTCATACATGATGAGGGACA TGTGCATGCATATGGGGCTTTTAAACTCTACGACACGCAGAATTATGTCGTTAGGAAGAGGGGAGttattagaaaatttttttatcatcaacCTAAGGAGACTAGCGGCATGAAGGTATACTCGGAGGGAATACAAAAGGTCACCTGTTGCATGGAGGAGCCGCATATCTGTGACATGAAGAACATCCCCCATTGCATCACAGCGGAGTCTTTAAATGTACTGCACGTTTTCATATTCCTTGTTTTCCTCGTCCTTGTCTTTGTCGTGTTCCTTACTGGCAACGCCGGCAAGAAGAGCTCCAACTCAAACAGTGTCGACGCGGACAACGCGCCCTCCAGCTGA
- a CDS encoding hypothetical protein (putative), translated as MLKRVGDKTTQTEGDPAGSRGTSSASSNPPDEDAQGKDWFVVENIKLRKQIKSLKGEYEKVNRNLSIRCQLLQNKQQIIPSDNFYLQLDKILRRKKKGRRYKNNATQTDITFVSPFFDNWESYFEDSVVNRIASDGELEILKKKRITKRVSEIRYQYNCEDELRRRSDNQSGRQSGKESGKESGKESGKQSENRSANQSANPSAPQRKYPPYGKARAVPPTRPSTNMFKVPNRLIHKDNVLYSLYTDNDLIFIREIAEDLIPKEGEKRDAGGIDKKETDKKPSPVGCSYQRDETEERPSEGKDVQNKSSWIGNPTEREKLDDLLTHMNQEEIPQVEDHNSGVVLSQDEEGNVLDGAQTPKGRNTPDQMDAVKKDTPDQMDAVKKDTPDQIDAVKKDTTDAPS; from the exons ATGTTGAAGCGCGTCGGTGACAAGACAACCCAAACGGAGGGAGACCCCGCGGGGAGCCGGGGCACCTCCTCGGCGTCCAGTAACCCCCCTGACGAGGACGCGCAAGGGAAAGACTGGTTTGttgtggaaaatataaaactcAGAAAACAAATAAAGAGTCTCAAGGGAGAGTATGAAAAGGTGAACAGGAACCTCAGCATCAG GTGCCAGCTCCTCCAAAACAAGCAGCAAATAATCCCCAGCGATAACTTCTACCTACAGCTGGACAAAATTTTGcgcaggaagaaaaaaggaaggaggtacaaaaataatgctaCCCAAACAGACATAACTTTTGTGAGCCCCTTCTTCGATAACTGGGAGAGTTATTTCGAAGACTCAGTTGTAAACAGAATTGCCAGCGATGGGGAATTAGAAAtcctgaagaaaaaaagaatcacaAAAAGAGTTAGTGAGATTAGGTACCAGTACAACTGTGAGGATGAGTTGCGCAGGCGGTCGGACAACCAAAGCGGAAGGCAAAGCGGAAAGGAAAGCGGGAAGGAAAGCGGGAAGGAAAGCGGGAAGCAAAGTGAAAACCGAAGCGCCAACCAAAGTGCCAACCCGAGTGCCCCACAAAGGAAGTACCCCCCGTACGGCAAAGCGCGAGCGGTGCCTCCTACTCGACCAAGCACGAATATGTTCAAGGTTCCCAACCGCTTAATCCACAAGGACAACGTACTCTATAGCCTCTACACAGACAACGATTTAATTTTCATACGGGAAATAGCGGAGGATCTGATCCCCAaggaaggggagaaaagggacGCTGGGGGGatagacaaaaaagaaacggaTAAAAAACCATCCCCTGTTGGATGTTCATATCAGAGGGATGAAACAGAGGAGAGACCGTCCGAAGGAAAAGATGTACAAAATAAGTCAAGCTGGATAGGAAATCCCACAGAAAGGGAGAAGCTAGACGATTTGCTTACACATATGAACCAGGAAGAAATACCCCAAGTAGAAGACCACAACAGCGGTGTCGTGCTCTCTCaggatgaagaaggaaatgtCCTTGACGGGGCGCAGACTCCGAAGGGGAGGAACACTCCCGATCAAATGGACGCAGTTAAAAAGGACACTCCAGATCAAATGGACGCAGTTAAAAAGGACACGCCCGATCAAATAGACGCAGTTAAAAAGGACACTACCGATGCGCCCTCCA